attttcacacaaaatataatgaataaatcaactttttcaaatctcaattcaactttttcaaatcacaaaataataataataatattgatgtCAAACAGAATTTAGATTAATTATGATGGTTAGTTTCAATAGATGATCAACACAAAGTATATAAAAGATTTATTTATCCAAAACacagagaaaattttgaataatattgattaatagtaaaattaaaaaaaaaattatgaaacccACAAGTTAGACTTAAATAGTTGCAAAATCTAAAATTATGATGAttttccaaaaaagaagaaatctaaattattgtatgagaaataaatacataaataaacaaaaatcctACAAAAAATTTGGCCAAAATCCAAATCAAAATCATTTCTAAAACTTGAAaccaaatatttattaataagataaaaatgaacataaatatatgatttgagaAAAATTAACTAATATTGTCTTTAGTCCAAAAAAGATGTTAAGATTTTCCTTCCGTATTTATACATATTCATCTTTTTAAATGAGTACTTCAATGCAATTAATGTAAAATTTGGATCTATATACTTCATATCAATTTGAATTtgcatcaaatattaaaaaataatattataataatattttattcgaatttcatataaaactatctcatctcatttcattatctaAACCAAGCGTTTTCTTACTTTTTTGCATGCCATGTTATGTATCAACATGTAGGATTATTTTAGCAGAAAGTTAGCAAATTCACGCACCAATTATgagcaaaacaaaaatatggaACTTAAAAAATGCAAGTTTATTTTATACAGATTAGCATTTCCGAAGTGTAAAGCCTATTTCCTCGCTATGCTTTCGGCTATTTTCGCTTAAAGACAGAGCTGCTTATAAAAAGCAGCCTAGTACGTTTGGCTTCGAAGCTTGCACTTGAGTTTGCTTTCATCGAAACCATCTGCTCAAGTTATTTTTTGAAACTACTGAAAGGTGCAAGACGTGGAACTACAACAAGAAGCAGAAATCTGATTCAAACTGCTTAGAACAGACTAAGCAAATTCCACGCACAGAGATCAGGGAGAAAAGAGTCAGTCTCCATGCCTGACTCAGAGCTAGTTCTCTGTTCTGTTCCGTCTATCCTAGCTCTACTTCTGATCTTCATTTTCATCAGAAGAAAGCGAAGCAGACTCAATCTCCCACCAGGGAATATGGGCTGGCCTTTTCTTGGAGAAACTATAGGTTATCTTAAGCCTTACTCCGCTATTTCAATTGGAGAATTCATGGAGCAACACATATCAAGGTAATATCACATACACTCACAAAAAAACAAGCCGTCAACACACAAAAATCAATGTTCTGCTTTACACAATTATATCTCTTAAATAAACTGTTTCTCATTGTTCAGATATGGCAAAATTTTCAAGTCTAATCTGTTTGGAGAGCCAACAATAGTCTCGGTAGATGCTGGCCTCAACAGATTCATCTTACAGAACGAAGGAAAGTTATTTGAATGCAGCTATCCCAGAAGCATAGGTGGGATTCTTGGAAAATGGTCAATGTTGGTATTAGTTGGAGAAATGCATAGAGACATGAGGAGTATCGCACTCAACTTCTTGAGCCATGCCAGGCTTAGGACCCATCTCTTGAGAGAGGTAGAGAAGCATACCGTGCTTGTACTGAGCACCTGGAAGGAGAATTCTATATTTTCAGCTCAAGATGAAGCCAAGAAGGTAAAAGCTTTAAAGATAGCAACTTTTTTTCTATTCAGCAAGTCAAATTTAATTATCGAGACAGCTTTGCTTATTATTTATCAATAAGAATTGCAGTTTACCTTTAATTTGATGGCGAAACATATCATGAGCATGGAACCCGGAGTTCCCGAGACCGAGCAGCTGAAGAAAGAATATGTTACTTTCATGAAGGGAGTGGTATCGGCTCCTCTGAATTTTCCCGGAACAGCATATAGAAAGGCCTTGCAGGTAACTAGTTTTACCCCACTGGACGATAATGATGAATGTTTTAGAAACATAAAAATCACGGTTTCAGTGGGTTTATCTTGCGTGATGCTCTGCTTCACAGTCTCGAGCAACCATCCTAAAGTTTATCGAGCGCAAAATGGAAGATAGACATCAGAGAATGAAGGAGGGAAGCGGGAATTTAGAGGAAGATGATGATCTTCTTGGATGGGTTTTGCAGCATTCCAATCTTTCAACAGAGCAAATCCTTGACTTGATTTTAAGCTTGCTCTTCGCTGGCCATGAAACCTCATCAGTAGCCATAGCTTTAGCTATATACTTTTTGCAAGGTTGTCCCAATGCTATTCAACAGCTAAGAGTAAGTACCTCCTCAAAGTCACAGACAAATCCCCTTTAAGTTAATTtaccatattttaattattttttgatgtgTCGTTTCAGGAAGAACACCTCAGAATTGCCAGAGCCAAGAAGCAATCAGGAGAAATGGAGTTGAGTTGGGATGACTACAAGGAAATGGATTTCACCCAATGTGTAAGCTCAAGCAGTACCTATTTTCAATGATTTTGCAGTAAATTTATGGAACTTAAATCTAAATTATTCCATTATTCAGTTCTTAAGACCATTCTTTTTTCCCTCTTGTGAAGGTTATCAATGAGACACTCCGGCTTGGTAATGTAGTGAGGTTTCTTCACAGAAAGGCACTGAAAAATGTTCGGTATAGAGGTATGACAAGGCACTTGAAATGAGTGTAATTTCGCTGGAAGGTTGCCAGAAACTGACCCAactttgattttttctttttttttggttgaattgtttattattattgtgtttGAAAGGGTATGATATTCCATGTGGATGGAAAGTGCTTCCGGTGATTGCAGCTGTGCATTTGGATCCTTTGCTTTTTGACCAGCCTCAACAGTTCAACCCGTGGAGATGGCAGGTGACTTATGAGCCCTTTGACAGCATGCCTTTCATAATGAGTGctatcatttctttctttctttctttttttcaaaataaatatatattctggtATATTAAACTAGGAGGAGGAAAAGGGGGGAAAAGGGGGTTTGATTGACTTAGCAGAGGTCCCCAAGCACTTTCAGTGGTTACTGTTGTTGTGGCTCTCACTGGCAAGCATTGCATAATTGGTCATAGACCCAATTGGTGCTGCAAATGATTGTCTGGCAGATCATGGTGGccaaaattaagtaaatattattattattattattattattattattatattaatgttttgGTGTTGGTTGCTTGATAATCTTAATCAAATCCAAGACTGCTCGTAAACTGttgtaatgaaaaaaaaaaaaaaaaaagcagccaAGATGTAAAGCCAACATGGGAATGAAGTCAGAAATATCACCTTGTGGGACCAGACGGAATAGActagatttaaaaa
This genomic interval from Carya illinoinensis cultivar Pawnee chromosome 2, C.illinoinensisPawnee_v1, whole genome shotgun sequence contains the following:
- the LOC122297006 gene encoding cytochrome P450 90B1, encoding MPDSELVLCSVPSILALLLIFIFIRRKRSRLNLPPGNMGWPFLGETIGYLKPYSAISIGEFMEQHISRYGKIFKSNLFGEPTIVSVDAGLNRFILQNEGKLFECSYPRSIGGILGKWSMLVLVGEMHRDMRSIALNFLSHARLRTHLLREVEKHTVLVLSTWKENSIFSAQDEAKKFTFNLMAKHIMSMEPGVPETEQLKKEYVTFMKGVVSAPLNFPGTAYRKALQSRATILKFIERKMEDRHQRMKEGSGNLEEDDDLLGWVLQHSNLSTEQILDLILSLLFAGHETSSVAIALAIYFLQGCPNAIQQLREEHLRIARAKKQSGEMELSWDDYKEMDFTQCVINETLRLGNVVRFLHRKALKNVRYRGYDIPCGWKVLPVIAAVHLDPLLFDQPQQFNPWRWQNNGILRGSSSSCPSISTTSNNFMPFGGGPRLCAGSELAKLEMAVFIHHMVLNYHWELADTDQAYAFPFVDFPNGLPIRVQQYPSFM